From a single Solenopsis invicta isolate M01_SB chromosome 6, UNIL_Sinv_3.0, whole genome shotgun sequence genomic region:
- the LOC113005171 gene encoding uncharacterized protein LOC113005171, with product MQKYVNIIFHPTVWRKGDNLTTMECAIDESQSEQHQILTPTNEPETEIEKLKRLLNESQEKVKQMESKCGQLEQLLKVKTNDLDVKTKDLEAMKKINKANLEDIDKNRRAEQRTATILNSIFTPGQITKLFAENRKRITWSAEDISSAIALRSLSGRTYKYLREVKQMPLPCESTLRNWAAWAVEGCFKDNALKGRKLNRC from the exons Atg CAAAAGTATGTCAACATCATTTTTCACCCGACTGTATGGAGGAAAGG TGATAATCTGACCACTATGGAATGTGCAATAGATGAATCACAGTCGGAACAACACCAAATACTAACACCAAC aaaTGAACCAGAAACAGAAATCGAAAAATTGAAGCGCCTGCTGAACGAATCACAGGAAAAAGTGAAACAAATGGAATCGAAATGTGGGCAGCTGGagcaattattaaaagtaaaaaccaATGATTTAGACGTAAAAACCAAGGATTTAGAAGCtatgaaaaagataaataaagcAAATTTAGAAGATATAGACAAGAATAGAAGAGCAGAACAAAGAACTGcaacaatattaaattcaatcttTACACCAGGGCAAATAACAAAGCTGTTTgcagaaaatagaaaaagaattacTTGGTCAGCCGAGGATATATCTTCTGCAATTGCTCTCCGATCATTGAGTGGTAGAACGTATAAATACTTGCGAGAAGTAAAACAAATGCCATTGCCTTGCGAATCCACACTACGAAATTGGGCTGCATGGGCTGTTGAAGGATGTTTTAAAGATAATGCACTCAAAGGGAGAAAACTTAACCGCTGTTGA
- the LOC105206000 gene encoding uncharacterized protein LOC105206000, giving the protein MTHKLLQTNLNHARAAQDILMQCLAERGGGLAIAADPYRIPDDHPHWAEDTLGRVAIVSQHARDAPPMLPVESGEGFFLVEWGPIDVLGVYFPPSLSRGEYEAALERAGEAIFRRSPRPIIVGGDFNAHAVAWGSPTTNFRGRLTLEWAAGLDLALLNRGRVSTFVGGRGESIVDLTWASPGALDRVSAWRVEAAPLGELTDHRLIEMEVASTPAEMRAGTRRQRAERRWVLRKLDQDAVEVSLTASTWADRGQDGGADTEAEWLCDAMSRACDASMPRSRPRAQRATYWWSEELAQLRRATVTTWRAFTRAQRRGGEAEIEETRAALKDARKALRVAIR; this is encoded by the coding sequence ATGACCCATAAGCTCCTCCAGACGaacctcaatcacgccagggctgctCAGGATATCCTGatgcagtgcctggcggagagAGGAGGAGGGCTGGCTATCGCTGCCGACCCATATAGGATTCCCGACGATCACCCTCATTGGGCCGAGGATACCTTGGGCAGGGTAGCGATAGTCAGCCAGCACGCACGCGACGCCCCGCCGATGCTCCCGGTGGAGTCAGGCGAGGGCTTCTTCCTGGTCGAGTGGGGACCCATCGACGTCCTCGGGGTTTACTTCCCCCCGAGTCTCAGtcggggggagtacgaggcggccctggAGCGGGCGGGAGAAGCCATTTTCAGGCGCTCTCCCAGGCCAATCATTGTGGGAGGAGATTTCAACGCCCATGCAGTCGCGTGGGGGTCCCCGACCACGAACTTCAGAGGTCGTCTCACCCTAGAGTGGGCGGCGGGACTCGACCTCGCGTTGCTAAATCGAGGTCGGGTCAGCACCTTCGTGGGTGGCCGCGGTGAATCCATCGTGGATCTCACTTGGGCCTCTCCAGGCGCCCTCGATAGGGTCAGTGCCTGGAGAGTGGAGGCCGCTCCCCTCGGGGAGCTAACGGATCACAGACTGATCGAGATGGAGGTGGCCTCCACACCCGCGGAGATGCGAGCGGGAACCCGCCGCCAAAGGGCGGAGAGGAGATGGGTCCTCAGAAAACTCGACCAGGACGCCGTCGAGGTCAGCCTCACCGCTTCAACATGGGCTGACCGGGGGCAAGATGGCGGGGCCGATACAGAAGCCGAGTGGCTCTGCGACGCCATGTCGCGTGCGTGCgatgcctccatgccccgcagccgcCCAAGGGCGCAGCGCGCTACCTACTGGTGGTCCGAGGAGCTCGCCCAGCTAAGGCGGGCGACGGTGACCACCTGGAGGGCATTTACGCGCGCCCAGCGCCGGGGCGGGGAGGCAGAAATAGAAGAAACGAGGGCGGCCCTCAAAGACGCCAGGAAGGCGTTGAGGGTCGCTATTCGCTAG